The Chryseobacterium wanjuense genome includes a window with the following:
- a CDS encoding UbiA family prenyltransferase, translating to MKALYYKSSSLLSRELYIIWKFSNTNIFDAILLIITTSLTAWFYNESSWDSFIPTLFWSVIFSFLYITTFTTANQLNSIDEDKLNKPYRLIPSGQLNQKQVFKRMIIYSIIYLLISLYLGILYISIGWLVLVYLHERFSFNHHWFTKNIVIMPLGAIVLHASAWEIVTPLEPKVWVFYILLSTWCALSMNLQDFRDQEGDKNIGRKTLPLLYGDKKARLYQALILFFISPLLYSSIILSQTGISEGFTRPFVIIVLIIQTLLNWFIAFRLLRYKTSKQDNITYHCWVIFYWFTIPLICFLK from the coding sequence ATGAAAGCTCTATATTACAAATCTAGCTCACTGCTATCCCGTGAGCTGTATATTATCTGGAAATTTAGTAATACCAATATTTTTGATGCGATATTATTAATAATAACTACTTCTTTAACAGCTTGGTTTTATAACGAATCGAGCTGGGATAGCTTTATTCCAACATTGTTTTGGAGCGTCATATTTAGTTTTTTATACATTACTACATTCACAACAGCTAATCAGCTCAATTCTATTGATGAAGATAAACTTAATAAACCTTATCGATTAATCCCTTCAGGTCAGCTCAACCAAAAACAAGTTTTCAAAAGAATGATTATTTATTCTATCATTTATTTGTTGATATCACTTTATTTGGGAATACTGTACATTAGCATTGGTTGGTTAGTACTCGTTTATTTACACGAACGATTTAGTTTTAATCACCATTGGTTTACTAAGAATATTGTTATTATGCCATTAGGAGCTATTGTATTACATGCTAGTGCATGGGAAATCGTTACTCCTTTAGAACCAAAGGTTTGGGTCTTCTATATATTACTTTCTACTTGGTGTGCTTTAAGTATGAATCTTCAGGATTTCAGAGATCAGGAAGGAGATAAAAATATTGGAAGAAAGACATTGCCTTTATTATACGGGGACAAAAAGGCAAGACTTTACCAAGCTCTTATCTTATTTTTCATATCACCTTTACTTTATAGTAGCATCATTCTCAGTCAGACAGGGATTTCTGAAGGTTTTACAAGACCTTTTGTCATTATAGTGTTGATAATTCAAACTTTACTGAATTGGTTCATAGCTTTTCGGTTGCTCAGATACAAAACATCAAAGCAGGATAATATAACATATCATTGTTGGGTTATTTTTTATTGGTTTACAATTCCCTTAATTTGCTTTTTAAAATAA